A single genomic interval of Fibrobacter sp. UWB13 harbors:
- a CDS encoding GIY-YIG nuclease family protein, with amino-acid sequence MPNSYYTYMMTNQSNTTLYVGVTNDISRRALEHIEGCGATFTSRYKINKLIYFERYTEITDAIKREKQLKGWRREKKEILIMQMNPLWKDLLQDDS; translated from the coding sequence ATGCCAAATAGTTATTATACATATATGATGACAAATCAAAGTAATACAACTCTTTATGTAGGTGTTACAAATGATATAAGTCGCCGCGCTTTAGAGCATATTGAAGGTTGTGGAGCTACTTTTACTTCAAGATATAAGATTAATAAGTTGATTTACTTTGAACGATATACGGAAATTACAGATGCAATAAAACGTGAAAAACAGTTGAAAGGCTGGCGACGAGAGAAAAAGGAGATCCTCATTATGCAGATGAATCCTTTATGGAAGGATCTTTTGCAGGATGACTCTTAG
- a CDS encoding Rpn family recombination-promoting nuclease/putative transposase: MTENNTTSEKKAYYIVTNEQGEEFLLPYYSETFRVLMDDKDTIRDMLNCLLGLDRDHEIIDLDYEFEKPIDVFMPEDDSARLDVWVTTKDHRYFNIEMQNRSHPFFLDRLQLYNSYQTLRGKYEYNRSTYFKLMDEKERKVHFYELPETVSIWLCNFQILKSKDIFKDTWAVYSEDNVNHSDSTHRALPIFSKNRYIIVDLPNFKKLRKNISSREDYWLKLLSQGPLEVPESKDPIFRDALNRLRVSRISPELLKALEEHMFDKHADEAIEAEIWLKAEAKGREQERAENKVDTEAVLRAKGLSESLITEIQSELEALRQNRHVEK; this comes from the coding sequence ATGACCGAAAACAACACAACTTCAGAAAAGAAAGCCTACTACATCGTTACGAACGAACAGGGCGAAGAGTTCTTGCTCCCTTATTACAGCGAAACGTTCCGTGTGCTGATGGATGACAAGGACACCATACGCGATATGCTCAACTGCTTGCTTGGGCTAGACCGCGACCACGAAATCATAGATCTCGACTACGAGTTCGAGAAGCCCATAGACGTTTTCATGCCGGAAGATGACTCCGCGCGCCTAGACGTGTGGGTAACTACAAAGGATCACCGTTATTTCAACATAGAGATGCAGAATAGGAGCCATCCATTCTTTCTTGACCGTCTCCAACTCTACAATTCTTACCAGACGTTACGTGGCAAGTACGAATATAACAGGTCAACGTATTTCAAATTGATGGACGAAAAGGAGCGTAAGGTTCATTTTTATGAACTACCTGAAACGGTATCTATCTGGCTCTGTAATTTTCAAATTCTCAAGTCAAAGGATATTTTTAAAGACACTTGGGCCGTCTATAGCGAGGACAACGTCAACCACAGCGACTCAACACATCGGGCGCTTCCCATTTTCAGTAAAAATAGATATATTATAGTAGACCTTCCGAATTTCAAGAAACTGCGAAAAAACATCAGTTCACGCGAGGACTACTGGCTGAAACTCTTGTCGCAGGGTCCACTTGAAGTTCCCGAATCGAAGGACCCGATCTTTAGGGATGCCCTCAACCGTTTACGAGTAAGCCGCATAAGCCCTGAACTGCTTAAAGCCTTGGAGGAACATATGTTCGATAAACACGCTGATGAAGCTATCGAAGCCGAAATTTGGCTCAAAGCAGAAGCTAAAGGGCGAGAACAAGAACGTGCAGAAAATAAAGTCGATACAGAAGCCGTTCTGCGAGCCAAGGGTCTTTCTGAATCGTTGATTACTGAAATACAATCCGAGCTTGAAGCCCTTCGACAAAATCGTCACGTAGAGAAATGA
- a CDS encoding acyl-CoA dehydratase activase → MNTSMNDLWVGVDVGSTTVKIAVVDPETSKLLHYTYQRHNAMQAKKVYEVLREAHALFPGKNFRVTFCGSGGQPFAEATHAFFVQEVVANALAVRATYPDSRVAIELGGQDAKVVFFEKDKTTGKLIASDMRMNGVCAGGTGAFIDQVAELLRIKTEVFESYAKRGQKVYEISGRCGVFAKTDIQPMLNNGIAKEDIALSSFHAIAKQTIGGLAQGMEIKPPVIFEGGPLTFNPTLVKAFKERLGISDEQAIVPEHSEVLVAMGAALANGSMFANQECMYREEGSLDALVHFNEIRQAENKAKAASDLFFQSEAEYKLFLEEHKMADNHYPQPPSGTTINAYLGIDAGSTTTKFVLIDENEKVIDGFYASNDGEPLAVLKRAMVDLADRYEEYGVKLNILGVGTTGYGEQLFAKAVHADYHTVETVAHANAAQRLCPDVSFILDIGGQDMKAISVQDGVVTGIILNEACSSGCGSFIETYARSLGIPMEKIAELAFNSKSPSQLGSRCTVFMNSSIITEQRDGKQPEDIIAGICRSIINNVFTKVIRIRNLNTLGKKVVVQGGTFKNNAVLRAFEQYTGLKAIRPERPGEMGAIGIALLTKKFMEEKRAADPNVQSKFIGLEAMRTFSWHNQPGQLCQYCTNHCSRTIVTFSDGQSFVTGNRCERGEVTADPNDPATKKLIAEINKKMQAVPDMIKRTNQLLVKDYAPQILLPQNGKTIGIPRVLEFWNSLPYWKAFFTALGYTVVVSRQSDYKMFEAGLHSVPSDTVCFPAKLVHGHVLSLIEKKVDRIFFPMMISLPSDHTKFNATTVCPVVQGYPNICQNTDEPEKNYGIPMDQPIFHWANTKLRRSQTIDWFHDNWNIDRKTLDKAVTEGEKALNNYRTTLLEEGQKILDDVKANNSFAVVIAGRPYHADLLINHNIASHFTAMGIPVLTTESLPGVYDQDVPNHTRVEIKNTFHLRMLGATMIASRDPHVELAQIVSFGCGHDSVLTDEMMRMMHRDSNKEMLMLKLDEGDARGPVGIRIKSFIETVKARRAANLPEKPISNEPQFHTPYVASDKNKRIILTPNLSPAFAILASSYIQGKGYLSDYLPVADKRAIELGKKYVHNDICFPCQINIGECLKWLEEHPNVPQTEVSMCLAKNCENCRAVQYSVLGRKALDEAGYKDVSIITTGIDYKGMHPGFQLGLDFRLHTLWGLAFMDAIETAYRALRPYEINKGETKKIYSKWMPELMKTAATLKKTELGSAKRLVEMLHQCIEEFNKVEITESRKKGIRKPRVAVLGEILMNFHPSANGHVEDYLMDNGMEVYLPGMMDFFRVDEVVRAEKIKRGFSANPISDRLEGGITAKLFEHAAATANKVMQSFKLYEHHADCFELVNYIDGIIDPTYNTGEGWLIPAEILYNSKHGINSYIIVQPFACLANHISGRGLTKAVKERCPHVQILSLDYDPDTSFANIENRLQMLIINARELERANKVNVNR, encoded by the coding sequence ATGAATACTTCTATGAACGATTTATGGGTGGGTGTCGACGTAGGCTCCACCACTGTGAAAATTGCTGTAGTCGATCCCGAGACATCTAAGCTTTTACACTATACATATCAGCGTCATAACGCCATGCAGGCGAAAAAGGTCTACGAGGTCCTGCGCGAAGCCCATGCCCTTTTCCCGGGCAAGAACTTCAGGGTCACGTTCTGCGGTAGCGGCGGTCAGCCGTTCGCCGAGGCCACTCACGCCTTCTTTGTGCAAGAAGTAGTCGCAAACGCACTTGCGGTGCGTGCCACCTACCCCGATTCCAGGGTCGCCATCGAACTCGGCGGTCAGGATGCCAAGGTTGTGTTCTTCGAAAAGGACAAGACCACCGGTAAGCTCATCGCCTCCGACATGCGCATGAACGGCGTGTGCGCAGGCGGTACGGGTGCATTTATCGACCAGGTCGCGGAACTCCTCCGCATCAAGACAGAAGTATTCGAAAGCTACGCCAAGCGTGGCCAAAAAGTCTATGAAATCTCGGGCCGTTGCGGCGTGTTCGCCAAGACGGACATCCAGCCGATGCTCAACAACGGCATCGCGAAGGAAGATATCGCACTTTCCAGTTTCCACGCCATCGCAAAGCAGACTATCGGTGGCCTTGCCCAGGGCATGGAAATCAAGCCGCCTGTCATTTTTGAAGGTGGCCCGCTCACGTTCAACCCGACTCTCGTGAAGGCATTCAAGGAACGCTTGGGCATCTCCGACGAACAGGCGATTGTTCCGGAACATTCCGAAGTGCTCGTTGCCATGGGCGCCGCTCTCGCTAACGGCTCCATGTTCGCAAACCAGGAATGCATGTACCGCGAAGAGGGTTCTCTCGACGCGCTCGTTCACTTTAACGAAATCCGCCAAGCCGAGAATAAGGCAAAGGCAGCCTCCGACCTCTTCTTCCAGAGCGAAGCGGAATACAAGCTGTTCCTCGAAGAGCACAAGATGGCGGACAACCATTACCCGCAGCCGCCTTCCGGCACGACCATCAACGCCTACTTGGGCATTGACGCGGGCTCTACCACCACGAAGTTCGTGCTCATCGACGAAAACGAAAAGGTCATCGACGGCTTCTACGCCAGTAACGACGGTGAACCGCTCGCCGTCTTGAAGCGTGCCATGGTGGACCTCGCCGACCGCTACGAAGAATACGGCGTGAAGCTCAACATCTTGGGCGTGGGTACAACCGGTTACGGCGAACAGCTCTTTGCAAAGGCTGTCCACGCAGACTACCACACGGTAGAAACGGTCGCCCACGCAAACGCAGCCCAGCGCCTCTGCCCCGACGTCTCATTCATTTTGGACATCGGCGGTCAGGACATGAAAGCCATCTCCGTGCAAGACGGTGTCGTCACGGGTATCATCCTCAACGAAGCCTGCTCCTCGGGTTGCGGTTCATTCATCGAAACGTACGCCCGCAGCCTCGGCATCCCGATGGAAAAGATTGCGGAACTCGCTTTCAACTCCAAGAGCCCGTCCCAGCTCGGCAGCCGCTGCACCGTGTTCATGAACAGTTCCATCATCACGGAACAGCGCGACGGCAAGCAGCCCGAAGACATCATCGCTGGCATCTGCCGTTCCATCATTAACAACGTCTTTACGAAGGTCATCCGCATCCGCAACCTGAACACGCTGGGCAAAAAAGTCGTGGTGCAGGGCGGTACGTTCAAGAACAACGCCGTTCTCCGCGCCTTCGAACAATATACGGGTCTCAAGGCCATCCGTCCGGAACGACCGGGCGAAATGGGCGCTATCGGTATCGCTCTCCTCACGAAGAAGTTCATGGAAGAAAAGCGTGCCGCAGACCCGAACGTGCAAAGTAAGTTTATCGGCCTCGAAGCCATGCGCACCTTCAGCTGGCACAACCAGCCGGGTCAGCTCTGCCAGTACTGCACCAACCATTGTTCCCGCACCATCGTCACGTTCAGTGACGGCCAGAGCTTTGTGACAGGCAACCGCTGCGAACGCGGCGAAGTCACCGCCGACCCGAACGATCCGGCCACAAAGAAACTCATTGCCGAAATCAACAAGAAGATGCAGGCCGTGCCGGACATGATCAAGCGCACGAACCAGCTCTTGGTCAAGGACTACGCTCCGCAGATTCTCTTGCCGCAGAACGGAAAGACCATCGGTATCCCGCGCGTACTCGAATTCTGGAACAGCCTCCCCTACTGGAAAGCATTCTTCACCGCCCTCGGCTACACCGTTGTCGTAAGCCGCCAGAGCGACTACAAGATGTTCGAAGCAGGTCTTCACAGCGTGCCTTCGGATACGGTCTGCTTCCCGGCCAAGCTCGTCCACGGTCACGTGCTCAGCCTCATCGAAAAGAAGGTCGACCGCATCTTCTTCCCGATGATGATTTCGCTCCCGAGCGACCACACCAAGTTTAACGCCACGACGGTCTGCCCGGTCGTGCAAGGTTACCCGAACATTTGCCAGAACACGGACGAACCCGAAAAGAATTACGGCATCCCGATGGACCAGCCGATTTTCCACTGGGCAAACACCAAGCTCCGCAGAAGCCAGACCATCGACTGGTTCCATGACAACTGGAACATCGACCGCAAGACTTTGGACAAGGCCGTCACGGAAGGCGAAAAGGCACTCAACAACTACCGCACCACGCTCCTCGAAGAAGGCCAGAAGATTCTCGACGACGTGAAGGCGAACAACAGTTTTGCCGTGGTCATTGCAGGCCGCCCCTACCATGCCGACTTGCTCATCAACCACAACATTGCAAGCCACTTTACCGCAATGGGCATTCCGGTGCTCACGACCGAATCGCTCCCGGGCGTTTACGACCAGGATGTGCCGAACCACACCCGCGTAGAAATCAAGAACACGTTCCACTTGCGCATGCTCGGTGCAACGATGATTGCTTCGAGAGACCCGCATGTTGAACTTGCCCAGATTGTGAGCTTCGGTTGCGGACACGACTCCGTGTTGACCGACGAAATGATGCGCATGATGCACCGCGATTCCAACAAGGAAATGCTCATGCTCAAGCTCGACGAAGGCGACGCAAGAGGCCCGGTGGGCATCCGCATCAAGAGCTTTATCGAAACCGTGAAGGCCCGCCGTGCGGCGAACCTCCCGGAAAAGCCGATTTCGAACGAACCGCAGTTCCACACGCCGTACGTGGCAAGCGACAAGAACAAGCGTATTATTTTAACGCCGAACCTCTCCCCCGCTTTTGCCATTCTCGCAAGTAGCTACATCCAGGGCAAGGGTTACCTCTCGGATTACCTCCCGGTTGCAGACAAACGTGCTATTGAACTTGGCAAGAAGTACGTGCACAACGACATCTGCTTCCCCTGCCAGATCAACATTGGCGAATGCCTCAAGTGGCTCGAAGAACACCCGAACGTTCCGCAGACCGAAGTTTCGATGTGCCTTGCCAAGAACTGCGAAAACTGCCGCGCTGTGCAGTACTCCGTGCTTGGCCGTAAAGCTCTTGACGAAGCGGGTTACAAGGACGTTTCCATCATCACGACCGGCATCGACTATAAAGGCATGCATCCGGGATTCCAGCTCGGGCTCGACTTCCGCCTCCATACACTTTGGGGCCTTGCCTTCATGGATGCCATCGAAACAGCGTACCGCGCACTCCGCCCCTACGAAATCAACAAGGGTGAAACCAAGAAGATTTACAGCAAGTGGATGCCGGAACTGATGAAAACCGCAGCAACGCTCAAGAAGACGGAACTCGGCTCTGCCAAGCGCCTTGTCGAAATGCTGCACCAGTGCATCGAGGAATTCAACAAGGTCGAAATCACGGAAAGCCGCAAGAAGGGCATCCGCAAGCCGCGCGTCGCTGTGCTCGGCGAAATCCTCATGAACTTCCACCCGAGCGCCAACGGACATGTCGAAGACTACCTCATGGACAACGGCATGGAAGTTTACCTCCCAGGCATGATGGACTTCTTCCGCGTCGACGAAGTTGTGCGCGCCGAAAAGATCAAGCGCGGATTCTCGGCAAATCCGATTTCAGACCGCCTCGAAGGTGGCATTACCGCAAAGCTCTTTGAACACGCCGCAGCAACCGCCAATAAGGTCATGCAGTCGTTCAAGCTTTACGAACACCACGCAGACTGCTTCGAACTCGTGAACTACATCGACGGCATTATCGACCCGACGTACAACACGGGTGAAGGCTGGCTCATCCCGGCAGAAATCCTTTACAACTCGAAGCACGGCATCAATAGCTACATCATTGTGCAGCCGTTCGCCTGCCTCGCAAACCACATCAGTGGCCGTGGCCTCACGAAGGCTGTAAAGGAACGTTGCCCGCACGTGCAAATCCTGAGCTTGGACTACGATCCGGATACCAGCTTTGCCAACATCGAGAACCGCTTGCAGATGCTCAT